Proteins from one Nicotiana tabacum cultivar K326 chromosome 23, ASM71507v2, whole genome shotgun sequence genomic window:
- the LOC107771156 gene encoding DNA-directed RNA polymerases II and V subunit 8A-like: protein MVETLFEDIFTVTQKDPDGKKFDRVNRIEARSEQFDMYMLLDVNTEIYPMRVKEKFMMVLASTLNLDGTPDTGYFIQGNKKSLADKFEYVMHGKLYRISEEGSGKHVKADIFVSFGGLLMQLRGDPSIAAKFELDQKLFLLLRKV, encoded by the exons ATGGTTGAAACACTTTTCGAAGATATATTTACTGTTACTCAAAAGGATCCTGATGGTAAAAAATTTGATAGAG TTAATCGCATTGAAGCACGGAGTGAGCAGTTTGATATGTACATGCTGTTGGATGTGAACACTGAGATATATCCTATGCGCGTCAAAGAGAAATTTATGATGGTTTTAGCATCTACTTTGAACTTGGATGGGACACCAGATACAGGTTATTTCATTCAG GGTAACAAGAAATCACTTGCTGACAAGTTCGAATATGTCATGCATGGGAAGCTATATAGGATCTCAGAGGAAGGTTCAGGAAAGCATGTTAAAGC AGACATTTTTGTTTCATTTGGAGGACTTCTGATGCAGCTGAGAGGAGATCCATCCATCGCAGCTAAATTTGAGCTTGACCAGAAGCTGTTCCTTCTCCTAAGGAAGGTTTGA